In the Kineosporiaceae bacterium genome, one interval contains:
- a CDS encoding Fic family protein yields the protein MTVLDWPALGRELRPWSSSLSEFDQVEVATVPAIAVRPVVLAPATTGTTAAAHAAVRLLDDTTTVDLTALAGALLRSESVASSKIEHLEASQRDLGMAMLRGVPVHTAAAHVAANVRAMTAAVAPPLTDLPYHVVDLLHIHRLLMEADPYEGGWAGRLRTMQNWIGGGELTPHGALFVPPAPDRVPGLVDDLVRFCNRTDVDPIAQAAITHAQFETIHPFTDGNGRTGRALVHVVLRRRGLTRRTVVPVSTVLLADVEGYFTGLDDYRAGRLDAWVTRFAAATTRAASSGLRLATDLATLRVRWHENTRARRGSAVATLLEALLSQPVVDIDSLRVLTGGVADKNIYAAIGRLETAGVLTELSGGGRNRVWAAVGVLELLERLESELGRRSLGPRPVSPRP from the coding sequence ATGACGGTTCTCGACTGGCCGGCCCTGGGCCGTGAACTCCGGCCCTGGAGCTCGTCGCTGTCCGAGTTCGACCAGGTCGAGGTCGCCACGGTGCCCGCGATCGCCGTCCGGCCGGTGGTGCTGGCCCCGGCCACCACCGGCACCACCGCCGCCGCCCACGCCGCCGTACGCCTGCTCGACGACACCACCACCGTCGACCTGACGGCCCTGGCCGGGGCACTGTTGCGGTCGGAGTCGGTGGCCTCCTCCAAGATCGAGCACCTGGAGGCCAGCCAACGCGACCTCGGCATGGCCATGCTCCGGGGCGTGCCCGTGCACACCGCGGCAGCTCACGTGGCGGCCAATGTGCGCGCCATGACCGCCGCCGTGGCACCACCGCTGACCGATCTGCCGTATCACGTCGTCGATCTACTGCACATCCACCGGCTGCTGATGGAGGCCGATCCCTACGAGGGCGGCTGGGCCGGGCGGCTGCGCACCATGCAGAACTGGATCGGCGGCGGGGAGTTGACCCCGCACGGAGCCCTGTTCGTCCCGCCGGCGCCGGACCGCGTCCCCGGACTGGTCGATGATCTGGTGCGCTTCTGCAACCGCACCGATGTCGACCCGATCGCCCAGGCCGCCATCACCCATGCCCAGTTCGAGACCATCCACCCCTTCACAGATGGCAACGGGCGTACCGGGCGAGCCCTGGTGCACGTCGTCCTCCGCCGACGCGGGCTCACCCGACGCACCGTCGTCCCGGTCTCGACCGTGCTGCTGGCCGACGTCGAGGGGTACTTCACCGGCCTGGACGACTACCGTGCCGGACGACTGGACGCCTGGGTGACCCGGTTCGCCGCAGCCACCACGCGGGCCGCCTCGTCCGGGCTGCGGCTGGCCACCGACCTCGCGACATTGCGGGTGCGCTGGCACGAGAACACCAGGGCGCGCCGCGGGTCGGCCGTGGCGACACTGCTCGAGGCCCTGCTCAGCCAGCCCGTGGTCGACATCGACTCGCTGCGCGTGCTGACCGGGGGCGTCGCCGACAAGAACATCTACGCCGCGATCGGACGGCTCGAGACCGCCGGTGTGCTCACCGAGCTGTCCGGCGGTGGCCGCAACCGGGTCTGGGCCGCCGTCGGCGTCCTCGAACTGCTCGAACGACTGGAGAGCGAGCTGGGCCGACGCTCCCTCGGTCCTCGCCCCGTCAGTCCTCGACCCTGA
- a CDS encoding pentapeptide repeat-containing protein codes for MTTAANNSAAGAAWQPDGELDDVRLTGLDVGEVAASGMRLLDVEITAGRFTGTGLERSTWRDCRVSGIRMIGVALGRSRWDNSRLDECSVAGCELFGVTWRRLTLRGCVLDGVNLRQAHWQELQLVDCRLREVDLADARLTDVRFERCTLEAVDLSRAELDRVDLRSSSIRLSRGWERLRGAVIDHGQLFDIAPALASALGIRVED; via the coding sequence ATGACCACTGCGGCGAACAACTCTGCGGCGGGCGCGGCCTGGCAGCCGGACGGTGAGCTGGACGACGTGCGGCTGACGGGCCTGGACGTCGGGGAGGTGGCGGCATCCGGCATGCGGCTGTTGGACGTCGAGATCACCGCGGGCAGGTTCACCGGGACCGGGCTGGAGCGCTCCACCTGGCGGGACTGCCGGGTGTCCGGCATCCGGATGATCGGCGTTGCACTCGGGCGTAGCCGCTGGGACAACAGCCGGCTCGACGAGTGCTCGGTGGCCGGGTGCGAGTTGTTCGGCGTGACGTGGCGCCGGCTGACCCTGAGGGGGTGCGTGCTCGACGGGGTCAACCTGCGTCAGGCCCACTGGCAGGAGCTGCAGTTGGTCGACTGCCGGTTGCGCGAGGTGGATCTCGCCGATGCCCGGCTGACCGACGTGCGGTTCGAGCGCTGCACACTGGAGGCGGTGGACCTGAGTCGGGCCGAGCTGGACCGGGTGGACCTACGCAGCAGCTCGATCCGGCTGTCCCGCGGGTGGGAGCGGTTACGCGGCGCGGTGATCGATCATGGTCAGTTGTTCGACATCGCCCCGGCGCTGGCGTCGGCGCTGGGCATCAGGGTCGAGGACTGA
- a CDS encoding LysM peptidoglycan-binding domain-containing protein, whose amino-acid sequence MAPGSNLDRVRPVPSPPHPIDIPTERKPEDMGLFDKIKDAITTDDAERAEKAKEAADEAQQAAQEAQATAEAARKSAEDLAAKADPAAAAAAEAAHEAEAAAAAAATAAATQRELDESIAAKKAEEAAAAHAAHEAHVAHAAHAEAAAAPTTRTYTVVKGDTLSEIGQKFGVDWREIAKVNHIANPDLIHPGQVFTIPND is encoded by the coding sequence ATGGCGCCCGGATCGAACCTCGATCGAGTTCGCCCGGTGCCATCGCCGCCACACCCCATCGACATCCCCACCGAGAGGAAGCCCGAGGACATGGGCCTGTTCGACAAGATCAAGGACGCGATCACCACGGATGACGCGGAGCGTGCCGAGAAGGCCAAGGAGGCCGCCGACGAGGCGCAGCAGGCCGCCCAGGAGGCTCAGGCCACCGCGGAGGCCGCCCGCAAGTCCGCCGAGGATCTGGCCGCCAAGGCCGACCCGGCAGCTGCAGCTGCAGCCGAGGCCGCTCACGAGGCCGAGGCGGCGGCCGCAGCCGCCGCGACCGCGGCCGCCACTCAGCGGGAGCTGGACGAGTCCATCGCCGCCAAGAAGGCCGAGGAGGCTGCCGCCGCGCATGCCGCCCACGAGGCACACGTCGCCCACGCGGCACACGCCGAGGCCGCCGCCGCGCCCACCACTCGGACCTACACCGTGGTCAAGGGCGACACCCTCAGCGAGATCGGCCAGAAGTTCGGGGTCGACTGGCGCGAGATCGCCAAGGTCAACCACATCGCCAACCCCGACCTGATCCACCCGGGCCAGGTCTTCACCATCCCGAACGACTGA
- a CDS encoding YbaK/EbsC family protein: MTIHDHPAVARVRDALDRAGAHGEVVVLDDHARTAVAAAEQLGVQVAQIANSLVFAVPDADAPDGRRPILVLTSGAHRVDTGKVAATIGVARLDRADADFVRERTGFVIGGVAPVGHAEPVQTLVDRALSEYQQVWAAAGHARTVFPTSYDELVRITGGTPVEVA, encoded by the coding sequence ATGACGATCCACGACCACCCCGCCGTCGCCCGGGTGCGCGACGCCCTCGATCGCGCCGGAGCCCACGGTGAGGTCGTCGTCCTCGATGATCACGCCCGGACCGCCGTGGCCGCCGCCGAGCAACTCGGCGTCCAGGTCGCCCAGATCGCCAATTCGCTGGTCTTCGCCGTACCGGACGCCGACGCGCCGGATGGTCGGCGTCCGATCCTGGTGCTCACCTCGGGCGCTCACCGGGTGGACACCGGCAAGGTGGCGGCCACCATCGGCGTGGCACGACTCGATCGGGCCGACGCCGACTTCGTGCGCGAGCGCACCGGATTCGTGATCGGCGGGGTCGCCCCCGTGGGGCATGCCGAACCGGTCCAGACCCTGGTCGATCGGGCATTGTCCGAGTATCAGCAGGTCTGGGCCGCCGCCGGACACGCTCGGACGGTCTTCCCCACCAGCTACGACGAGCTGGTGCGGATCACCGGTGGGACGCCGGTCGAGGTGGCCTGA
- a CDS encoding alpha/beta hydrolase, which translates to MPSPTPTTSPTDIGAAVELLSGPPTEVARGLAITRLGRTPGTAPTVLLIHGVGAARVVWAPVLPELARHYDVLVVDLPGHGASTSLDGADPTCLAVGRRVAASCAELGVVRPHLVGNSLGGWIGLEMAADDAAASLVALAPAGLRIRPVRPSPVLLANRALARRTERIAGALIDNALMRRLVFATGSSNPAALHPGVARGMVHALAQSTAYEVMLDATSRRRFERKAQVHVPTVVVFGDRDLILPPANQRPELAPAHAEWQRWERCGHAPMWDHPQRTVELIQHTVAAAPRRPNDPVTQATTEPGEG; encoded by the coding sequence GTGCCTTCCCCGACGCCGACGACCTCGCCCACCGACATCGGTGCAGCCGTCGAACTGCTGAGCGGACCGCCGACCGAGGTCGCTCGCGGTCTGGCGATCACCCGCCTGGGACGAACCCCCGGCACCGCGCCGACAGTGCTGCTGATCCACGGCGTCGGCGCGGCACGGGTGGTCTGGGCACCCGTGCTGCCCGAGTTGGCCCGCCACTACGACGTCCTGGTGGTGGACCTGCCCGGCCACGGCGCCTCGACTTCCCTGGACGGCGCCGACCCGACCTGTCTGGCGGTGGGACGCCGGGTGGCCGCATCGTGCGCGGAGCTGGGCGTCGTCCGGCCACACCTGGTCGGCAACTCCTTGGGCGGCTGGATCGGACTCGAGATGGCCGCGGACGACGCCGCCGCCTCACTGGTTGCCCTGGCCCCGGCGGGACTGCGGATCCGTCCGGTCAGACCCAGCCCGGTGCTGCTGGCCAACCGAGCGTTGGCCCGGCGCACCGAGCGGATCGCCGGCGCCCTGATCGACAACGCCCTGATGCGCCGCCTCGTGTTCGCCACCGGCAGCAGCAACCCCGCCGCGCTGCACCCCGGCGTCGCCCGGGGCATGGTGCACGCGCTGGCACAGAGCACGGCGTACGAGGTGATGCTCGACGCCACGTCCCGGCGCCGGTTCGAGCGCAAGGCCCAGGTGCACGTGCCGACCGTGGTGGTGTTCGGCGATCGCGACCTGATCCTGCCGCCGGCGAACCAACGCCCCGAACTCGCGCCGGCCCATGCCGAGTGGCAACGCTGGGAACGCTGCGGCCACGCCCCGATGTGGGACCACCCGCAGCGCACCGTGGAGCTGATCCAGCACACCGTGGCCGCCGCGCCGCGCCGGCCGAACGATCCGGTCACCCAGGCGACCACGGAACCCGGCGAGGGTTGA
- a CDS encoding DUF4126 domain-containing protein, which translates to MDVLPWIFSSGWASGLNSYAVVLLLGVFGRFFGADGVPPALQRTDVLIAAAVLTAIDLIADKIPYLDSAWDTVHTVIRPGIAAAVAALIAGQAGTLNEAVAAGIAAVTALASHTVKAGIRAAVNTSPEPASNLVISTAEDATVAGVVTLGVLYPWAAAVVAGVLLVIGALLVTVLLRVIRSFRARRRARTVARDPDAGHDV; encoded by the coding sequence ATGGACGTCCTGCCCTGGATCTTCAGCAGCGGATGGGCGAGCGGGCTCAACAGCTACGCCGTCGTCCTGTTGCTCGGGGTCTTCGGTCGGTTCTTCGGCGCCGACGGGGTACCGCCGGCGCTGCAGCGCACCGACGTGCTGATCGCGGCGGCGGTGCTGACCGCGATCGATCTGATCGCCGACAAGATCCCCTACCTCGATTCGGCCTGGGACACGGTGCACACCGTGATCAGACCGGGCATCGCAGCCGCCGTCGCAGCCCTCATCGCCGGTCAGGCCGGAACGTTGAACGAGGCCGTGGCCGCCGGCATCGCCGCGGTGACCGCGCTGGCCAGCCACACCGTCAAGGCGGGGATCCGGGCAGCGGTGAACACCTCCCCCGAGCCGGCCAGCAACCTGGTGATCAGTACCGCCGAGGACGCGACGGTGGCCGGCGTGGTCACCCTCGGGGTGCTGTACCCCTGGGCCGCGGCGGTGGTCGCCGGGGTTCTGCTGGTGATCGGCGCGCTGCTGGTGACCGTCCTGCTCCGGGTGATCCGCTCGTTCAGGGCGCGCCGACGAGCCCGGACGGTGGCCAGGGACCCCGACGCCGGGCACGATGTCTGA
- the crtI gene encoding phytoene desaturase — protein sequence MARVVVIGAGLGGLTCAVRLALRGHQVVVCEQADTVGGKLGWFSRDGFSFDTGPQLLTLPAVYRDLFANSGAPLDEVLNLQPVDPVYHFRFADGVELDLPNVSRPRIAAAWDDALGGGAGADWTSLGERAARIWDAVRDPFLTSPQEGPLALAQQARRNGDLRTLAPWRSLRGLGRRYLRHPHQRMVLDRYASYAASDPRRAPAILATAAFVEQSFGAWYIAGGVRGLVEALAERARERGVQIRTGSDVVEVLLDSSGTARGVRLSEGELLEAEVVVANADATHLYRDLVSGQDAELARTTLRRMVPSSSTFTVMLALRGRPGPGSHATGGSACDAHLRVLFPDDPDEEFDAVFGTGGHRLTGPRAAENPTITISAPDDTALRPDADSEAWLVQVVAPRHVATGAEDPAAGWILGRPRGIDWAATGFADSYADKVLALMAARGVDVRERVIWRELRTPADIERRTRSVGGALHGPSSNTNRSTFVRPANRSPVPGLFLVGGSSHPGGGVPMVGMSAQIVADLIGDA from the coding sequence ATGGCCCGCGTCGTCGTCATCGGAGCCGGACTGGGCGGACTGACCTGCGCCGTCCGACTGGCCCTCCGCGGGCATCAGGTGGTGGTGTGTGAACAGGCCGACACGGTCGGCGGCAAGCTGGGTTGGTTCAGCCGCGACGGCTTCTCGTTCGACACCGGCCCGCAACTGCTGACCCTGCCGGCGGTGTACCGCGACCTGTTCGCGAACAGTGGCGCCCCGCTGGACGAGGTGCTGAACCTGCAGCCGGTCGACCCCGTGTACCACTTCCGGTTCGCCGACGGCGTGGAACTCGACCTGCCGAACGTGTCCCGGCCCCGTATCGCCGCCGCGTGGGACGACGCCCTGGGCGGGGGTGCCGGTGCGGATTGGACCTCCCTCGGCGAGCGCGCCGCCCGCATCTGGGATGCCGTCCGCGATCCGTTCCTGACCAGCCCCCAGGAGGGCCCGCTGGCGCTGGCGCAGCAGGCGCGGCGCAACGGTGACCTGCGCACCCTGGCACCGTGGCGGTCGCTGCGCGGGCTGGGTCGGCGCTATCTGCGCCACCCCCACCAGCGCATGGTGCTCGACCGATACGCCTCCTACGCAGCCTCCGACCCCCGCCGTGCGCCCGCCATCCTGGCCACCGCGGCGTTCGTGGAACAGTCCTTCGGCGCCTGGTACATCGCCGGCGGGGTCCGTGGCCTGGTCGAGGCACTCGCCGAGCGAGCGCGCGAGCGCGGCGTCCAGATCCGCACCGGGTCGGACGTGGTCGAGGTGCTGCTGGACTCGAGCGGCACGGCGCGCGGCGTCCGGCTGAGCGAGGGCGAACTGCTCGAGGCCGAGGTGGTGGTCGCCAACGCCGATGCCACCCACCTCTACCGCGATCTGGTGAGTGGGCAGGACGCCGAGCTGGCCCGGACGACGCTGCGCCGCATGGTGCCGTCGAGTTCGACCTTCACCGTCATGCTGGCACTGCGCGGGCGGCCCGGCCCCGGCTCGCACGCTACGGGAGGATCGGCGTGTGACGCCCACCTGCGGGTGCTGTTCCCGGATGACCCGGACGAGGAGTTCGACGCGGTCTTCGGCACCGGTGGGCACCGCCTGACCGGACCCCGTGCCGCCGAGAACCCGACGATCACGATCAGCGCGCCGGACGACACGGCGCTGCGCCCGGACGCCGACAGTGAGGCCTGGTTGGTACAGGTCGTCGCACCGCGGCACGTGGCGACCGGTGCCGAGGATCCCGCCGCCGGCTGGATCCTCGGCCGTCCTCGCGGAATCGATTGGGCAGCAACGGGTTTCGCCGACTCCTACGCCGACAAGGTGCTGGCGTTGATGGCGGCGCGGGGGGTGGACGTGCGCGAGCGGGTGATCTGGCGTGAGCTGCGCACCCCGGCCGACATCGAGCGCCGTACCCGCAGCGTGGGCGGTGCGCTGCACGGGCCGAGCAGCAACACCAACCGCTCGACCTTCGTACGACCGGCCAATCGATCCCCCGTGCCCGGGCTGTTCCTGGTCGGCGGGTCGTCCCATCCCGGCGGCGGCGTGCCGATGGTGGGGATGTCCGCCCAGATCGTGGCCGACCTCATCGGCGACGCCTGA
- a CDS encoding APC family permease, with the protein MSEPALARRLGTADAVVIGMGSMMGAGMFAVWAPAARAAGAGLLIGLVIAAAVAYANATSSAQLAAAYPTSGGTYVYGRERLGPWWGFAAGWAFVIGKTASCAAMALTVAAYAVGGPLWRQRLVAVAVVLALAALNYRGITRTALLTRVLVGGTAIVMAVVVVASLTAPDVVHAVPNPLRSNTSVSGVLQSGGLLFFAFAGYARIATMGEEVREPRRTIPRAITLALAATVVVYAVIAVTALVVAGAPALAASSSPLTTVLEAADRSALTPLVRLGAALAASGALLALIAGIGRTALAMAREGDLPPWCAAVHPRFRVPHHAEIALAVVVCALVLTVDLRGAIGFSSFGVLLYYAIANASALTQPDADRRWPRALQGAGLVGCLVLAFSLPIGSVLAGIGVVGVGLVGRCVALRRRR; encoded by the coding sequence GTGAGCGAACCTGCCCTGGCCCGACGCCTCGGCACCGCGGACGCGGTCGTCATCGGTATGGGATCGATGATGGGTGCCGGGATGTTCGCGGTCTGGGCGCCGGCCGCTCGGGCCGCCGGCGCCGGGCTGCTGATCGGGCTGGTCATCGCCGCCGCGGTGGCCTACGCCAACGCCACCTCCTCGGCCCAGTTGGCGGCGGCCTACCCGACCTCGGGTGGCACCTACGTCTACGGGCGGGAGCGGCTCGGGCCGTGGTGGGGCTTCGCTGCCGGCTGGGCGTTCGTCATCGGCAAGACCGCCTCGTGCGCCGCGATGGCGTTGACCGTGGCCGCCTACGCGGTCGGTGGTCCGCTGTGGCGACAGCGCCTGGTGGCGGTCGCCGTAGTGCTCGCTCTGGCGGCGTTGAACTATCGCGGCATCACCCGCACCGCACTGCTCACCCGGGTGCTGGTGGGGGGGACGGCGATCGTGATGGCCGTGGTCGTGGTGGCTTCGCTCACGGCACCGGACGTCGTCCACGCCGTGCCGAATCCGTTGCGGTCCAACACCTCGGTGTCCGGGGTGTTGCAGTCGGGCGGGTTGCTCTTCTTCGCCTTCGCCGGGTATGCCCGCATCGCGACCATGGGTGAGGAGGTGCGTGAGCCGCGGCGCACCATTCCGCGGGCGATCACGCTCGCGTTGGCGGCGACCGTCGTTGTGTACGCCGTGATCGCCGTGACCGCCCTGGTGGTGGCGGGTGCCCCGGCGCTGGCGGCCTCGTCGTCCCCGCTGACCACGGTGCTGGAGGCGGCGGATCGTTCGGCCCTGACCCCGTTGGTGCGACTGGGTGCCGCCCTCGCCGCCTCGGGTGCGCTCCTGGCCCTGATCGCCGGCATCGGCCGGACCGCCCTGGCCATGGCGCGCGAGGGCGACCTGCCGCCGTGGTGCGCTGCGGTGCACCCTCGGTTCCGGGTGCCGCATCACGCCGAGATCGCTCTCGCCGTGGTGGTCTGCGCACTGGTGCTGACGGTGGATCTGCGCGGAGCGATCGGATTCTCCTCGTTCGGGGTGTTGCTCTACTACGCGATCGCCAACGCGTCGGCCCTCACCCAGCCGGACGCCGACCGGCGGTGGCCGCGCGCGCTGCAGGGGGCCGGGCTGGTCGGGTGCCTGGTGCTGGCGTTCTCGCTGCCGATCGGCTCGGTGCTCGCCGGGATCGGCGTGGTGGGGGTGGGCCTCGTCGGCCGCTGCGTCGCGCTCAGGCGTCGCCGATGA
- a CDS encoding NUDIX domain-containing protein — translation MPIPEFIVSLREKIGGHPLWLSGVTAVVLHDDQVLLALRSDTREWTPVTGIIDPAEQPADAAIREVAEEAAVHAIAERLVMVHVTDPVVYANGDRAQYLDLVFRMRWVSGDPHPEDGENLEARWFALDDLPPMAATMRVRIEAALDDEPAARFLVTGEALTTG, via the coding sequence GTGCCGATCCCCGAGTTCATCGTGTCCCTGCGCGAGAAGATCGGCGGCCACCCGTTGTGGCTGTCGGGCGTGACCGCTGTCGTGCTGCACGACGATCAGGTACTGCTGGCGTTGCGCTCCGACACCCGGGAGTGGACCCCGGTCACCGGGATCATCGACCCCGCCGAGCAACCGGCCGACGCGGCGATCCGTGAGGTGGCCGAGGAGGCTGCGGTGCACGCCATCGCCGAGCGGCTGGTGATGGTGCACGTCACCGACCCGGTCGTCTACGCCAACGGCGACCGGGCGCAGTACCTCGATCTGGTGTTCCGGATGCGTTGGGTCAGCGGTGATCCCCACCCCGAGGACGGCGAGAACCTCGAGGCCCGTTGGTTTGCCCTCGACGATCTGCCCCCGATGGCGGCCACCATGAGGGTGAGAATCGAGGCCGCCCTGGACGACGAGCCCGCCGCGCGCTTCCTGGTCACCGGAGAGGCACTCACCACCGGGTGA
- a CDS encoding ATP-binding protein, which produces MSRLLPRLIIPVIESALEFAPVVILEGGRATGKSTVCDDLITRYGWAPRIDLSDPNVRALLRLDPDRFLDSQSAVCVLDEAQLEPELTVWVKRQVDARRSNGQFLITGSARLGRDQLGGSDPLAGRAVRLRLSSMTRAERTDDLAGPTSVERAFADGWAIGLRAEATRLSNANGEWSGGLPSIAGVLTAAPVADWERAMAAYVEAVLPLGVGETRADLGRLLRTFRYFAANSGQIVNFARAASDLGMQAPTVRSHLELLEAGFLLRRAEAHRPVESRVLTAHPRVFASDVGLAAWASRARLSPLSATALGALTETAVAHDLMAQADASMDRVEVRHWRDTRTQREVDLLLVHADGRYVPVEVKASRTVGPGDTHGLVNFALRHSESCHRAVLVYEGSQVVDLTPAGSPSPIVAVPRALM; this is translated from the coding sequence ATGTCGCGACTCCTCCCGAGATTGATCATCCCCGTGATCGAGTCCGCGCTGGAGTTCGCTCCGGTGGTGATCCTGGAAGGGGGGCGTGCCACGGGAAAGTCCACCGTCTGTGACGACCTGATCACCCGATATGGCTGGGCGCCTCGGATCGACCTGTCCGATCCGAATGTCCGAGCACTCCTGCGGCTCGACCCCGATCGGTTCCTCGACTCGCAGTCCGCGGTCTGTGTGCTGGATGAGGCTCAACTCGAGCCGGAGCTGACGGTGTGGGTCAAACGACAGGTGGATGCGCGCCGCTCCAACGGCCAGTTCCTGATCACCGGCTCCGCTCGACTCGGGCGTGACCAGCTCGGGGGCAGCGACCCCCTGGCCGGGCGCGCCGTCCGACTCCGCCTCTCATCGATGACCCGCGCCGAGCGCACCGATGACCTTGCTGGACCAACCAGCGTGGAACGTGCCTTCGCCGATGGGTGGGCCATCGGCCTACGGGCCGAAGCGACGCGTCTGTCGAACGCGAACGGGGAGTGGAGCGGTGGGCTGCCCAGCATCGCCGGTGTGCTGACCGCGGCACCCGTAGCTGACTGGGAACGGGCCATGGCCGCGTATGTGGAGGCCGTACTCCCGTTGGGGGTGGGGGAGACCCGAGCCGACCTCGGGCGCCTGCTCCGGACATTCCGCTATTTCGCTGCCAACAGTGGGCAGATCGTGAACTTTGCCCGCGCTGCCAGCGACTTGGGAATGCAAGCTCCGACCGTCAGGTCTCACCTCGAGCTACTCGAGGCGGGATTTCTGCTGCGTCGCGCGGAGGCGCATCGTCCCGTCGAGTCCCGGGTCCTGACGGCCCACCCCCGGGTTTTCGCGAGCGACGTGGGCTTGGCCGCCTGGGCGTCCCGGGCACGACTGAGTCCGCTGTCGGCCACGGCGCTCGGCGCGCTCACCGAGACTGCGGTGGCCCACGATCTGATGGCCCAGGCGGACGCATCCATGGACCGTGTCGAGGTCAGACACTGGCGGGACACGCGCACCCAACGTGAGGTCGACCTGCTCTTGGTGCATGCAGACGGGCGGTACGTGCCCGTGGAGGTCAAGGCATCGAGGACGGTCGGCCCGGGTGACACCCATGGCCTGGTCAACTTTGCGCTTCGTCACTCGGAGAGCTGCCATCGCGCCGTCCTGGTTTACGAGGGCTCACAGGTGGTCGACCTGACGCCCGCTGGTTCGCCCAGCCCGATCGTCGCCGTCCCACGGGCGCTGATGTGA
- a CDS encoding helix-turn-helix transcriptional regulator, which translates to MRNRLRELRAARQWSQADLADRCGVSRQTVNAIETGRYDPSLPLAFTLSAVFGEPIETLFSPDEAAVRQTSTGPDGG; encoded by the coding sequence ATGAGGAACCGACTGCGCGAGTTGCGTGCCGCGCGGCAGTGGAGCCAAGCCGACCTCGCCGACCGGTGCGGGGTCTCGCGGCAGACCGTGAACGCGATCGAGACCGGCCGCTACGACCCGAGCCTGCCGCTCGCCTTCACCCTGTCCGCCGTGTTCGGCGAACCCATCGAGACACTGTTCAGCCCGGACGAGGCCGCGGTCAGGCAGACCTCGACCGGCCCGGACGGCGGCTGA
- a CDS encoding bifunctional hydroxymethylpyrimidine kinase/phosphomethylpyrimidine kinase, producing the protein MLVIGANLTIDRTLTLERLVPGHVMRPRTAIPTGGGKSVNVCRAARAHGIRPRLVANLPGRMGALVGEMLEAEGHDVRRVATSGEIRSAIVIIEDDGRATVLNEPGPELTAADREALLAAVEDELATAATAGTPHRVAVASGSLPPGEHAADLYADLIRRVHAHGVPIVLDAARADLARALPAHPDVVTPNLSEALAVLTGRSAGESVEPDVPDVRGAALDAARGLRAAGAGAALVTVGRHGVAGAHLPDGSPTEQTFWITAPKVTEVNPIGAGDSFAAGLAAGLDRGLALPEATRWAVATGAASVASELAGGVDPALLAALLDKVAATR; encoded by the coding sequence TTGCTCGTCATCGGCGCGAACCTCACGATCGATCGCACCCTCACCCTCGAGCGGCTCGTCCCCGGCCACGTCATGCGGCCCCGCACCGCCATCCCCACCGGTGGCGGCAAGTCCGTCAACGTCTGTCGCGCCGCTCGCGCCCATGGCATTCGGCCGCGCCTGGTGGCCAACCTGCCGGGTCGGATGGGTGCCCTCGTGGGCGAGATGCTCGAGGCCGAGGGCCACGACGTGCGCCGGGTCGCCACCTCGGGTGAGATCCGCAGCGCCATCGTGATCATCGAGGACGACGGCCGCGCCACGGTGCTCAACGAGCCCGGTCCCGAGCTGACCGCCGCCGATCGTGAGGCCCTGCTCGCCGCCGTCGAGGACGAACTGGCCACCGCAGCGACTGCGGGCACCCCGCACCGGGTGGCCGTGGCCAGCGGCAGCCTGCCCCCCGGTGAACACGCCGCCGACCTGTATGCCGATCTGATCCGCCGGGTGCACGCGCACGGCGTGCCGATCGTGCTGGACGCCGCCCGCGCCGACCTGGCCCGGGCGCTCCCGGCCCACCCCGACGTGGTCACACCCAACCTGTCCGAGGCGCTGGCCGTGCTCACCGGACGCTCGGCCGGCGAGAGCGTCGAACCTGATGTGCCGGACGTGCGGGGTGCCGCCCTGGACGCCGCCCGGGGCCTGCGCGCCGCCGGAGCCGGGGCGGCCCTGGTCACCGTGGGACGCCACGGAGTCGCCGGCGCGCATCTGCCGGACGGGTCACCCACCGAGCAGACCTTCTGGATCACGGCCCCCAAGGTCACCGAGGTCAACCCGATCGGCGCGGGTGACTCCTTCGCTGCCGGCCTGGCTGCCGGACTGGACCGCGGCCTCGCCCTGCCCGAGGCCACCCGGTGGGCCGTGGCCACCGGCGCCGCATCCGTGGCCTCCGAGCTGGCCGGCGGTGTCGATCCGGCGCTGCTGGCGGCGTTGCTCGACAAGGTGGCGGCGACCCGATGA